One window of Aliarcobacter lanthieri genomic DNA carries:
- a CDS encoding energy transducer TonB, translated as MRIIGISFIISILLHLLLFIEYKKNDEPKKDVQKEHIEKTEVKIVKLQEKKAEPKIETKKVEPTPPPKVETPVITKKTEIEKQTLPKTKDIKKAKEFQNKVLKEQVISNKPTIQEKTLEKFLSQKEPINKDILNELQELYGKEYDNFTKVQKAYLEKNINNFQIITQRVLNRMGYPKLAAKLKIGGINVVEFMFHPNGNISDLKIIGASGYTILDEYTLELIEIAYKDYPKPSEPTKLRFRVFYRMY; from the coding sequence ATGAGAATTATTGGAATATCTTTTATCATATCTATTTTACTTCATCTACTTCTATTTATAGAGTATAAAAAAAATGATGAGCCAAAAAAAGATGTTCAAAAAGAACATATTGAAAAAACAGAAGTAAAGATAGTAAAACTTCAAGAAAAAAAAGCTGAACCAAAAATAGAAACAAAAAAAGTTGAGCCAACACCTCCACCAAAAGTAGAAACACCAGTAATTACAAAAAAAACAGAAATAGAAAAACAAACTTTACCTAAAACAAAAGATATAAAAAAAGCAAAAGAGTTTCAAAATAAAGTTTTAAAAGAGCAAGTGATATCAAATAAACCAACAATTCAAGAAAAAACTTTAGAAAAATTTTTAAGTCAAAAAGAGCCAATAAACAAAGATATTTTAAATGAACTTCAAGAACTATATGGGAAAGAGTATGATAACTTTACAAAAGTTCAAAAAGCATATTTAGAAAAAAATATTAATAATTTCCAAATTATAACTCAAAGAGTTTTAAATCGTATGGGATATCCAAAATTAGCTGCAAAACTTAAAATTGGTGGGATAAATGTTGTTGAGTTTATGTTCCATCCAAATGGTAATATAAGTGATTTAAAAATAATTGGTGCTTCAGGATACACTATTTTGGATGAATATACTTTAGAACTAATAGAGATTGCATACAAAGATTATCCAAAACCTAGTGAACCTACAAAACTTAGATTTAGAGTATTTTATAGAATGTATTAA
- a CDS encoding branched-chain amino acid transporter permease, with product MSDLNIVLVILTAMIATMLTRFLPFIIFRKQEKPSQILLLFEKAMPLAIMVILVFYTIKNIDFLKAPFGIAEIIGISLTILLHLKFKNVLLSISVSTIFYMFLVQIVIPKLI from the coding sequence TTGAGTGATTTGAATATAGTTTTAGTTATTTTGACAGCAATGATTGCTACTATGCTAACAAGATTTTTACCATTCATAATTTTTAGAAAACAAGAAAAACCATCACAAATCTTACTACTTTTTGAAAAAGCTATGCCACTAGCAATAATGGTTATTCTAGTTTTTTATACTATAAAAAATATAGATTTTTTAAAAGCTCCTTTTGGAATTGCTGAAATAATAGGAATATCTCTGACTATTTTGCTTCATTTAAAATTTAAGAATGTTTTATTAAGTATAAGTGTATCAACTATTTTTTATATGTTTTTAGTACAAATTGTTATTCCAAAATTAATTTAA
- a CDS encoding AzlC family ABC transporter permease — protein sequence MKLIQIIKITSPIIFGYIPLGMAFGIFAVNSGIPWYFATLMSALVYAGSAEFLLIAFILSFATFLEVFVMIFLVNFRHFFYGVSMLNDFKNLKGFIKKYSIFGLTDETFALFKLIDIKNNDKQKVYFFITLLSQFYWVFGVFLGSYFGQFLNFDQTGLSFMLTALFVVLSIELYKKIKSNLVLSISCIIGIFGLFLPNKYMLIICLTLCTIFIITFRKRIKI from the coding sequence TTGAAACTTATACAAATTATAAAAATCACATCTCCCATTATTTTTGGATATATTCCATTAGGTATGGCATTTGGTATATTTGCTGTAAATTCTGGTATCCCTTGGTATTTTGCTACTCTTATGAGTGCTTTAGTTTATGCAGGAAGTGCTGAATTTTTACTTATCGCATTTATATTATCTTTTGCTACTTTTTTAGAAGTTTTTGTAATGATTTTTTTGGTAAATTTTAGACACTTTTTCTATGGTGTTTCTATGTTAAATGATTTTAAAAATTTAAAAGGATTTATTAAAAAATACTCTATTTTTGGTTTGACTGATGAAACTTTTGCACTTTTTAAATTAATCGATATAAAGAATAATGATAAGCAAAAAGTATACTTCTTCATAACTCTTCTTAGTCAATTTTATTGGGTTTTTGGTGTATTTTTAGGTTCATACTTTGGACAATTTCTAAATTTTGATCAAACTGGGCTTAGTTTTATGTTAACAGCTTTATTTGTTGTATTAAGTATTGAACTTTATAAAAAGATAAAATCAAATTTAGTACTTTCTATATCTTGTATTATAGGTATTTTTGGATTATTTTTACCAAATAAATATATGCTTATTATTTGTCTAACTCTTTGTACTATTTTTATTATAACATTCAGAAAAAGGATAAAAATTTGA
- a CDS encoding FtsW/RodA/SpoVE family cell cycle protein → MRLLDKRIISHFDYLILLFISPLIILSYVLIEDVNEALANKQIFYFSVSLFIFFLVFMLPIRRNLRLVPILYWIGIILLLAVEFIGVTKLGAKRWIHIPIVDTTIQPSEIIKPIYILMLGYLIHNRPPPINGYGLKDFGYFSIYIIIPFVLIAKEPDLGSALVMLFVGYGILFIIGVNWKIWATIIVVLAVFLPLSYNYLMKDYQKKRVHDFIVAEKPSYHVQQSIIAIGSGGLTGKNSDEATQTQLKFLPIATSDFIFAYLVERHGFLGALGLIFLYILIIFHLFTINYFFKKDFVVKAFASGLALLIFLNMSINILMVIGFAPVVGIPLPLFSYGGSSFINFIVTFAILENLIAFRYMDMYNYERKM, encoded by the coding sequence ATGCGATTACTTGATAAAAGAATTATTTCACATTTTGATTATTTAATATTACTATTTATTTCACCTTTAATAATACTATCTTATGTATTAATAGAAGATGTAAATGAAGCATTGGCTAATAAACAGATTTTTTATTTTAGCGTATCTTTGTTTATATTTTTTTTAGTTTTTATGTTACCTATAAGAAGAAACCTAAGATTAGTGCCTATTTTGTATTGGATAGGCATAATACTTTTATTAGCTGTTGAGTTCATAGGTGTTACAAAATTAGGTGCAAAAAGATGGATACATATACCAATAGTTGATACTACTATACAACCATCAGAAATTATAAAACCAATATATATTTTAATGCTTGGATACTTAATACATAATCGTCCACCTCCAATAAATGGATATGGTTTAAAAGATTTTGGATATTTTTCTATTTATATAATAATACCATTTGTACTTATAGCAAAAGAGCCTGATTTAGGTTCAGCTTTAGTTATGCTCTTTGTTGGTTATGGAATACTTTTTATTATTGGAGTAAATTGGAAAATCTGGGCAACTATAATTGTAGTATTAGCAGTTTTTTTACCATTATCTTATAACTATTTAATGAAAGATTATCAGAAAAAAAGAGTTCATGATTTTATAGTTGCTGAAAAACCAAGTTATCACGTACAACAAAGTATTATTGCTATTGGTTCAGGTGGACTTACTGGAAAAAATAGTGATGAAGCTACACAAACACAATTAAAATTCTTACCTATAGCAACGAGTGATTTTATTTTTGCATATTTAGTAGAAAGACATGGTTTTCTAGGAGCTTTAGGTTTAATATTTTTATATATATTAATAATATTTCATTTATTTACAATAAACTATTTCTTTAAAAAAGATTTTGTGGTCAAGGCCTTTGCTTCTGGACTTGCTCTACTAATATTTTTAAATATGAGTATAAATATTTTAATGGTTATAGGATTTGCACCTGTTGTAGGAATACCTTTACCTCTATTTTCTTATGGTGGAAGCTCATTTATTAATTTTATTGTTACTTTTGCTATTCTAGAAAATTTAATAGCATTTAGATATATGGATATGTATAATTATGAAAGAAAAATGTAG